Sequence from the Equus przewalskii isolate Varuska chromosome 11, EquPr2, whole genome shotgun sequence genome:
cttcATCCATCTTGTTTGAATTGATTCTTCATTGATTCTTGATTGAATTCTTCAATGGTTGTGCAGTAgcttgttgtttagtctccacatataagtgactttcccagtttttttcttatagttgatttttagtttcatagcattgtggtcagaaaaggtgcttgagattatttcaatattcttaaatttattgaggcttgccttgttccccaacatggtctatctttgatAATGATCTGTGTGTACTTGAGAAGgctgtgtattctgctgtttttggatggaatactctctatatctattaagtccatctaatcaaatgttttatttaaatccactatttccttattgattttctgtctggaggaTCTGTTCATTGATGTAACTGGTGTGTTGGGGTCCCCTACTAGTATTGTGTTGCTATTAATTTTcccctttagttctgttaataattgctttatgatgtgtttcctgcaggcagcatattgttaggtcttggtttttaatccatccagccactatGTGTCTTTTgactgaagaattcaatccatttatgtttagggtggtTAGTAATATAtcagggcttaatactgccattttatctcttcttttctggttgttctatgtttctgttgtttctcttcctttatatttctgactgccatttcattttggtggttttctgtggaggttttctcagctttctctctctctctctctcttttttttttttaaagattttattttttcctttttctccccaaagccccccggtacatagttgtatatattcttcgttgtgggtccttctagttgtggcatgtgggacgctgccccagcatggtttgatgagcagtgccatgtccatgcccaggattcgaaccaacgaaacactgggccgcctgcagcggagcgcgtgaacttaaccactcagccatggggccagcccccagctttctctctttttttaatgaattgttgctctgctctgattttttatttagtggtcaccatgaggtttgtataaaagatctcatagatgaatTAGTCCACTTTCCtcatagcatcttatctccattagcctaagaaagttccatcccttccctcttccccttctaagttattattgtcacaaattattctgttttgtgttgtgagtttgtgattaagttgaagtgtttatagttacttttgatgctttccttccctttgtcttttaagttataattgagtatttgctTCTTTGTTCTGAGAGAGCGCTGcatttttctgactttgtctgtctgtctccttgctcaaagctttgtagacctttgcctttttgtttccagtATGAGGGCATCTTTAATCATTTCCTATGGGGGAAGTCTAGTGggagtttttgtttatctgggaaagcttttatttctctatcgtatctgaaggatagcttCACTGCATAGAgttttcttggctgaaagtttttgtcttttagtattttgaatatatcattcctttggctcctagcctgtaaagtttctgctgagaaacccacTGAAAACATAAtaggggttcttttgtaggttattttcttctacctgctgcccttaatgttttttctttgttgttgacttttgccagttttactattatatgccatGGACAatgtcttttagcattgatggaATTAGGTGTTATATTAGCTTCATGTATAAATCTGATTCCTTCCTCagatttgggaatttctcagctattatttctttgaacaggctctttgctcctttctccctttcttctccctatagaatacctataatccttttgTTGAATTTCTTACTTGAGTCAGATGTTTCCcaaataattccttcatttttaaaaaatcttagttctgtctcttcctctacctgtagcatttttatatttctatgctCTAAATCAGTAATTCTTTCCTCCAtgacatcagctctatttttaaaggattctggattgttttttatttcattaattgttttcttcatattcagaatttatgcttttcttatagtttcaatttctttgatgaaatatttctttttctcattaattttattcctgagctcattgactGTCTTTTTGacttttcttgtaactcattgagttactttatgacagctattttgaattctctgtcatttagattgtaagtttctgtgccttcagggttggtttctggagaattgtcattttccttctgctctgaattgttgctgtagtttcccGTGGTGTTTGATTAACTAATCTCTTgttggcacatttgtggtagtttTAGGtgacagattccacctgctaccactagggggaagcaggagctgtgtttctgatcccacacATCTGCTGGGAGTTTTGGGGGTGCTATGGGTGCTTGTACAGGCCtggagagtgtgtgagtgtgtgtgtagactgtgcttggtgggtggggcttcctgACCAGGGCCATTCCTtggggccactggggctggtTGACTCCCTTACCATGGGAAAGTGATCGTGAGTGGGCTAAGGGATGTCACTGCCTCCTCCTACAATAGCTCCAGGATGTATTCCGACTTTTGGGTTACAGCGGTACTATGGGTGCTCACTTGGGCCAGGGATGTGCTCACCCCAGCATGTAGATCAGCCATTACCTCTTCTTGAAGTCTTGCTGCCCACTATACTTGGCAGGTGGGGGTCTTCCTTGTGCAggccaagcctgggccactccttgagGCCGCAGGGGTATGGTGGTCTCCCCACTGCTGGGAAAGCTATCACGAGTGGGCtgagggctgctgctgcctctttctACAGTCGCCCTGGGACGCATTCCCTCTTTTGGGGTGCAGCAGTACTATTAGCTCTCACACCAGGCTTGGAAGTGTTCATGCATGTGCACAGGACTGTCAGGGAAGGGTAGGGAGTGCTTACCTGTCTCCACTGCTTCTCAGAGGGCCAATCAATCCTCCCTCAGATGTGTAGCTCtctgggtctctcaggcatcctgttgtttTGTGTGGGTCTCCTTggttggtcaatgaatgtccatttagttgtagttcaaagtgGGATAGATAAAGGGAACATCTTACTcggccatgttgctgatgtcaccctctactttaatttctttggaATCTAATGAAAATTCCTTACAAGTAGCAATGGAAGATGTCCTTCATTACACACGCAGACACATAGAATTGTGAATGACTGAATAAAGGTGGATGCTTacctaaaataatataaaaaattgatgaaaatggACCAAGGACATAAATTAAAGAAGTAAGATTGTAAAAgttatagaagaaaatgtaggagcaAATATtaatgaccttggatttggcgtCTTTTTTTAAGGGTAACTccaatatcaataaagaaaaaacagatagaCTGGGTAAATGGCCACCAACATGGCTGCCTTCCCATTTGGCTCTCCATGCACTCCTGGCACCAGTCAAGAATTGCACAAGACATTTCTCAAGTAATTCTTTCACCAACACATTAACAGTGCTTCTGGCACCAACACATTAAATAGCACCATTTACTTTCCCTGTTTTAGAGATGGGGTCGCTGATACTCAGAGGCTTGCCTGGGGTCACCCAGGTAGAAAGAAACTCAGCAGGGACTAGAAGAGCAGTTTCTCTGTCTTTGGACTCTGCTCCATCCACACTGATCGTGCAGGGAATTCAGGGATCTAGGATTCCTCTGGATCCCAAACCCTAGGCCTCAAGACCTCACTGTATTCAGGGGACACTTGCACCCTCTATGACAGGGGCTTGGCATGTGGGCCAGAAGTGACTCCCAGTCCcagagaagtcagtgcctggacAGGAGCAGGTTTCTCTCTGGGAACCAGGGACAAAGGTTCATGTAACTTTAGAGGTGCGAGGTCCCTCCTGCAACATCTGGATGCAGTCTCTTTGTCAGGTGGGCCCCACAGGGATTTATGAATTCTGGATTCAGATCCTGCCTCTGTCCCTCTGTGGGACATAGAAAGAGACACTTTCattaagcctcagcttcctcttcagTCAAACATGAAGAGTATTTCCACCTGCCTCCTAGAATTGTTGTGGGGATTCAGGGAGATGATTCGTGTCCAGAAAAGACCCCAGAAAGGACTCACTAATCCTCAGCTGTACCTGATGTTGCCAGGCTGCAAGCCCACTGCAGCCCTGGGGCCCTGCTTCTGCCCCAATGTTGCCTTTGCCTAGAAGGCCTGACTCTCTCCAACTCAATTGTTCACCCAGAAGCTTTTCTTTCATGTTCTAGTTAGGGTGGCGTGTCCCTTGGTTGGGCTCCCACAGCACTGGGGCTCAGCCCATCAGACCCAGGTGAGCCCTGGGATGGACATGACCCACAGGTCATGTCCTAGTGCCTGTGGACATTGACTGCCATGAGCATTGAGATCTGCACTCTGGAGATTTGTTAAGTGCATAATCTACTCATGGGACTAAATGTTGGGCCCCCAGTGAAGGGGCTTCTCCCATCTAAGGCAGAGAGAGTGAGCTGCCTTGGGTCCACAAGACCTGCCCACCCTACCGAACTTGTGCAGTCATCAGTAGACAGCATCTTAGGCATCCCTGGCCAGCTGGTGTCCCGCTGTGTTTTTTAGTGAATCTTGAACACTTCCGGCAAACCAACCATGAGCCCATGCCCCTAGTACTGTGGTGCTGCCCAAGCCTGTGGCAGCCCTTCAGCTTAGGGCCCCCTGCTCTCCAgtcctccctgctccctgtccaggggagctcctctccctccctccagggaaGGCCCTGTTTCCTCTCTGTGACGACCTATGGTCTCTGACTGGGGGGCTCCATCCTgtgtcagagaagagagagattgctGCCCCTGACCTGCCCCACAGCCTTGGAGGAAGTGGACCCCGCATAAGCTGACTTGGAGGGAGCGGAGGGCTCCCCACTTCTCTTCCTTTGGATTGTTTAGCAGGAAGCAGAGTCCCCTCCCTTGCACATACTGAATGTCAGGGACCGCAGGGTGGGCAGTGGTAGGGGCATGGGCAGGGCGTTTTTGGTGGTGGAGGCTGAGGGGTGTTTCTCGGGCTCTGCCCAGGGCTAAAGGCCCTGACCGAGGCTCTCCCCAGCCCGCAGCTCCAGCAGCCCCTGCTCTGCTTCCTAAAGGTCTCCTTTGTTCACACAAGGTCAAGTTTTGTTGGTGATGCAACGGAAAGCTTTATCTGGATGGACACCTTCAAGGTCACGTCGATGTGTCCCTCACCTGCCCATAGAGGTTTCTTCCTGAGAAGGGGACCAAGACAGGTTGGAGATGGGTGCAGAAAGGAGTGGCCTGGCCTGCAGTCTCCCCTGGCCAGGAAGCAGGGCCTGGCTGCTCTACCCAGAAGCTGAATCGTGGAGCATGTGtgctgggctggcccagggggGTCTGAACCTGGAGTGTGTTATGGGAAGGGGCTTGGCTGAGGAGTGTTTCAGGACTTAGGgcagaagatgctgtgggggagGAAACatgagggatgggggtgggcaggcCATTCTTGGCACCATGGGCAACTCCCAGGGACCCTGATGGCCTGACCGCTGTCTTGTCAGCCTCCTCCTTCAGGTGCCACCTCCAATGTCTCTGGAGTCCCTGCTTTCCCAAACAAGATCAAACTTGCTGAAGCAAGTCTAGACATCAGAAATGGCAGCCAACCCACCAAATGGGTGTTATCAGTTGTTGGCAGAACGTCTGCTTCTAGGGCTCTGTTCTACAAAAACAGAGACGTGTGGACGCAGATGCACATTCCAGTACAATTATGGAGTGAACAATTGGAGACGGCCCAATCCTTCAAAGCCGGGCTGCTTGGTAGAAGGTGACGTGTGGCCACTGAGAAGGCACAAGGGGACAGGACTGAGTGTCCCTGTTCCCCTGTGGGACATCAGGTCCTAGGATAGGAAAGCCCTGGGCTCTTGCCCACCAAACccactcacactgcttaacacaCACACCTATACACATGCAGGTACATGGGTCCTCACAGATCATTGCCCTGTAGAGCGAATAGTGAAAAGATGGATGGCACTTGTTGTGGGCAGTTATTTCCCAGTTGGAGGAGTGGACCCTCTTTCCTTACTcacattaaaacattattttactaaATGAAAAGAATCATCAATCCAAATTCTGAAAAACGTAGataaggtattttattccttaagATATTTGTAATCAATCTAAGCGTGTAATATGCGATAATCATATTTTGTAATTTGCTCATTGCATAACCTGATCCGTGGCCCATCCAGGAAGGGAAACGATGTGAAATGTGTCTCCCGGCCTCACACATTCCCCTCTTGGTTTCCAGCTCTCGTGTCACCCTTTAAATGTGGTGCCTATCCCCAGATAAAGAGAATATTCAATATGGGGGCTTCATTTTTCATACATAAGCTTTGATGGAGCAGGGATTTTTCTCCCTAATAAAAACTgttttcttgaatttaaaaagtgattaatCATACTCCTCAGATATTATGTAGCCACACACAAAATGCCACATCTTGGATGCATCTGCTCAGCTGAACAGCCCTGAAGAGGTAAGTCCATAGAGCCAGAAAGCTCAGCGGGCCCCAGGGAcgtggtgggagggaggaggactgATAGGAGAACAGGGAGAGGCCTTCCCTCCCACGACAGTGTTCTTGAATGAGATCAGGATGACGGTCGGGAAACACTGTGAGCGTCCTCCTGGCCATGGAAATGGACATTTGGAAAGGATCAAGGAATGACATCCTGTTGAAGTGAAcatcacaagagaaattaaaggaaagcATGAAGTATGTGCAAGACAAAACAGAACTTTAATGAACTGGCGGTAAAGGGGAAGGGGGGGACATCAGCGGTGGGGCCACGGTCCAGGGGCTGAGGCTCGTTGCTGGGAGGACGTGAATGGTCTTTCCATCACTTGAAGTGCCATCCGGGCTGAGGCTTGAGGCGGCTCCAGTGCTGGACGTCGATCTGTGGCTCTGAGGTGTGGTGGGCACTAGAGTTGGAGCAGGGGGTCGATATTCATCTGGGTTGGGATCTTTCTCAGGAGCAGGTGCTGCAGATCCAAGAAGAGAAAACCACATCCACATGACAAGGCACATGTGTGGGGTGacagattgtaattagtctttgggtgggggACCTgctgtaatctacatagaaatcgAAGTATATAACGccgtacacttgaaatttatgtaagGTTATAAACTACTGTCACTGCAATCAAGAATTAACAtgggtgaatggtgaaaaagaaaaagatacccCAAAGTAaccatgccacacacacacacacagacacacacacacacacacggacaaaCACACACAGGGAAAGCAAACGTGACTGTCTTTCCATGTTCCTCCCACGGAAGGGAAATGGCTCACCAATCAGGGAGACTCAGTACACGAACCGCCCTCCAGAAGGTCTCCCGTATCTGGAGTCCGTGGGAATTGTGATGGGAGCCAGCTCCTTGCTCCCAGCCTAACCCCAGCCTCTGAAGGCTATGTGCTGAGCGGCCCAGCCACATTGCCTCCACACACGCCCGTGTCACACAGCCCGTGTCCTGCTCACCCTGACTCTCTGCCTCGCTGGGCTCAGGGTGCAGCAACTGTGAAAGCAGAAGGCGAGCTTGACGCTCCACCTGCGAGCCTGGCATGCTGAACGCAAGGAAGGCCAATACCCTTCTCAAGCTGGGAAAGTGTGGGGGCTGGCAAAAGTCCTGGGGATAGGATTCCATCCACATGCGGAGAATGAAGGCCAAGGCCCTGAGGAGAGACAGGTGGGCAGCAGCATCAGAGAACTGGCCTCTCCTTCCATACTGCCCTCCTAGGGTACCTCCGTGGGGGTCTGGGCTCCAGTGTCTCCTTCTCCTGCCCGGGCAGGGGCCAGTCCCACTTTCCGTGCGCCTGCGACCTGGCCAGTTTGGCAGAACAGGTCGCGTCTCCAAGAAGAGGCTGGGAAAACACCTTGGGAAGTGAGAGCTCTCGGTCCCTGGAGTGATGGCCCCTCcttttcctcagggaagcctgacACAGTCCTCGAGTGTCTCCTGGCACATCCCACTGGGATGCCAGTCCCGGTGGGATGGGCGTGGGGCCATCTGCTCTGTCCTTGCACgcactggcacacagtagggcgCAGTGAATATCTGACTGATTCGGGAACAACGGCCTTTGTCTCCTGCCCCTATTTCCCACTGCCCTCCAAATACCTCAGCCTTTAGCTCCTGTGCCTCTGTGCTGCCTGATTCACTAGGTGTCCCATGTGGGTGACCTTCCCCTCCTGCTAGGGGCTGACACGGAGGGTGTCATTTGGTCCCTGAGCACTGAGTGGGCCCGCTGGGAGGCAGCGGAGCCCCCACCGTGGAGGTTCTACCAGATGAGTGAGCAGGATGCTCAGACACCTCCTGTTCTGTGTCCCACGATGGGGAGTGGAGGCGGGACTGGGATGGGGATTGGATGCATCTGGGTGCTGTAGGAGCTTCCTCCACTCCCCCCTGGGCTCCCACAGCACCCACAGCCCCCTCCAGTGCTCTCCTGGActgctgtcttctcttctttgaGAAGCCATCAGAACTCTGCCGGCCCGAAGGAATCACAAGATGTTGGGATGGCGGGtcctgccagcaccctgatcaCAGGCCCTACACTCCCCTTACAGTGTGGAGAGGGGAGGCCCTCCCACTTGATCCAGTGCCCACTCACTTTTTCCATAGGCGGGTGGGCGCGTCGTCCACTCTGCAATAGAGGATGAATCTGTAACTAGAGGAGACAGGAGGGCATCACATTGACTGTACTGGACGGCAGCTGCCTGAGGAGTCTTATGTGACTGTCTGACTCCTGTCTAGAATGGAGCCCTGGAGGGCCGATCCAGCTGACCTTTCATAGGGCTCAGCT
This genomic interval carries:
- the LOC103544723 gene encoding ral guanine nucleotide dissociation stimulator-like isoform X2; the encoded protein is MFSCCILPHSVYGPQTTRSQNLCTRFKGWLTSHTPHLWPFARRSSKVVPQEFGKDKTDQSFLSLTIQEGMMRHPADTSQRWAWALDTSTVDKRSFPRLWTVHNTPLERLVAHLVPAFLLCDTTFIHSFLSTYTDVATTQEVLDEFFNSYRFILYCRVDDAPTRLWKKALAFILRMWMESYPQDFCQPPHFPSLRRVLAFLAFSMPGSQVERQARLLLSQLLHPEPSEAESQAPAPEKDPNPDEYRPPAPTLVPTTPQSHRSTSSTGAASSLSPDGTSSDGKTIHVLPATSLSPWTVAPPLMSPPSPLPPVH
- the LOC103544723 gene encoding ral guanine nucleotide dissociation stimulator-like isoform X3, whose amino-acid sequence is MSRLGWREQGPPLLSSCLCTSELNPTLENWETEAHKQVVPQEFGKDKTDQSFLSLTIQEGMMRHPADTSQRWAWALDTSTVDKRSFPRLWTVHNTPLERLVAHLVPAFLLCDTTFIHSFLSTYTDVATTQEVLDEFFNSYRFILYCRVDDAPTRLWKKALAFILRMWMESYPQDFCQPPHFPSLRRVLAFLAFSMPGSQVERQARLLLSQLLHPEPSEAESQAPAPEKDPNPDEYRPPAPTLVPTTPQSHRSTSSTGAASSLSPDGTSSDGKTIHVLPATSLSPWTVAPPLMSPPSPLPPVH
- the LOC103544723 gene encoding ral guanine nucleotide dissociation stimulator-like isoform X4 — protein: MRNREEGALVSASVSKLGPWLHPDLLGGLWRQVVPQEFGKDKTDQSFLSLTIQEGMMRHPADTSQRWAWALDTSTVDKRSFPRLWTVHNTPLERLVAHLVPAFLLCDTTFIHSFLSTYTDVATTQEVLDEFFNSYRFILYCRVDDAPTRLWKKALAFILRMWMESYPQDFCQPPHFPSLRRVLAFLAFSMPGSQVERQARLLLSQLLHPEPSEAESQAPAPEKDPNPDEYRPPAPTLVPTTPQSHRSTSSTGAASSLSPDGTSSDGKTIHVLPATSLSPWTVAPPLMSPPSPLPPVH
- the LOC103544723 gene encoding ral guanine nucleotide dissociation stimulator-like isoform X5, giving the protein MFSCCILPHSVYGPQTTRSQNLCTRFKGWLTSHTPHLWPFARRSSKALDTSTVDKRSFPRLWTVHNTPLERLVAHLVPAFLLCDTTFIHSFLSTYTDVATTQEVLDEFFNSYRFILYCRVDDAPTRLWKKALAFILRMWMESYPQDFCQPPHFPSLRRVLAFLAFSMPGSQVERQARLLLSQLLHPEPSEAESQAPAPEKDPNPDEYRPPAPTLVPTTPQSHRSTSSTGAASSLSPDGTSSDGKTIHVLPATSLSPWTVAPPLMSPPSPLPPVH
- the LOC103544723 gene encoding ral guanine nucleotide dissociation stimulator-like isoform X6 — its product is MMRHPADTSQRWAWALDTSTVDKRSFPRLWTVHNTPLERLVAHLVPAFLLCDTTFIHSFLSTYTDVATTQEVLDEFFNSYRFILYCRVDDAPTRLWKKALAFILRMWMESYPQDFCQPPHFPSLRRVLAFLAFSMPGSQVERQARLLLSQLLHPEPSEAESQAPAPEKDPNPDEYRPPAPTLVPTTPQSHRSTSSTGAASSLSPDGTSSDGKTIHVLPATSLSPWTVAPPLMSPPSPLPPVH